In Bradyrhizobium sp. 170, the DNA window TCGCTCCGGAAGACAATTCGAACGAGAGGCAACCGGCATGCGCTTCCTGGCTGACATTCGGCGGCGGCGGCGGGCCGGTGTCCATGATGACGGTCGTCGTGCCGGCATCGAGGCGCTGGAAGCCGGTATGCGGCATGTTCGCCATCGGCACGCCGTGGGTGTCGTCATAGGCGAGCAGGGTGGCCACCAGGTCCGAGGGCGCGTTGCTCATGCCGTTGAACAGCGCAAAGCTGCCGTCGCCGTGCCGGAAGAAACGCAGCATCGGCATCATGCGGTCGATCGCATTCAAAAGCGCCGGCGGCGGCGCGATGTTGCGGGCGGCAAAGGTCTGCCGCAGCGGCAAGAGATCGCTGAGCAATTCGACCAGCGCGCCGGGATTGCGCGAGATGTGCCCGCCGTCGGGCATGATCTGCCGCTGCAATTCGTCGGAAAGCCGGCGCGTGGCGGAACGGATGTGACGCGCCTGGTTGGCCAGGCACAGCGAGGCGTAGCACAACGCGATCAGGACCTGCAGCCGCGGCACGCCGTCGGCGATATCGAGCATCGCGTAGCGCAAATAGCGAATCTCGCGGGTCAGCCCGCGCAGATATTTGCGATAGAATTTTCCGTCGGTGTCGCCGAGCACCAGCGGCGCCTGCGACAACAGCGAGATCACGCGGCGCGCCAGCACGTCGGGGCGGCGTTCGAGCGGCCGCTTGCGCGCCGGATTCGAGATCCAGTCGTCGACCAGCGAGCGGGCATTGGCGCGGGTCAGCGCGGTGTCGGCGGCGCGCAAATGGCGCAGCCAGCCGAAGCCGAGCAGGGCGACTTCCCAATCTTCCGACGGCGGTTCGAGATCGAAGATCGAGCGGCCATGGCAGGTCACGATCTTGCCGGCGAACACGAAGCGGCCGGCGTAAATTTCGGCGGCGCGGGTGGCGTCGGCGGTGCGCAGGTCGTGCGGTGCGATGATCAGCCGGTCGG includes these proteins:
- a CDS encoding heparinase II/III family protein; translated protein: MSRSARTVIARATGATVAVSRLWPGRADRLIIAPHDLRTADATRAAEIYAGRFVFAGKIVTCHGRSIFDLEPPSEDWEVALLGFGWLRHLRAADTALTRANARSLVDDWISNPARKRPLERRPDVLARRVISLLSQAPLVLGDTDGKFYRKYLRGLTREIRYLRYAMLDIADGVPRLQVLIALCYASLCLANQARHIRSATRRLSDELQRQIMPDGGHISRNPGALVELLSDLLPLRQTFAARNIAPPPALLNAIDRMMPMLRFFRHGDGSFALFNGMSNAPSDLVATLLAYDDTHGVPMANMPHTGFQRLDAGTTTVIMDTGPPPPPNVSQEAHAGCLSFELSSGASRIVINCGMPSTGRDNWRSFARSTAAHSTLTYHDTSSCQFIELSAMKRLLQGAPVVSGPANVESYREAVADGDLLTTSHDGYLAKFGVVHRRVLMISQDGGRFDGEDTISPAPGARIKGAETDFALRFHLHPAVKASRLSDARGVMLVLPNRDVWTFEALDDKVDLEDSVFLAGNDGPRRTAQIVIRQDSRHASSVRWSFVRSATTAAGTTARRNARREPELPL